From Humidesulfovibrio mexicanus:
CGCGAAAACCTCCGGGCCTGCGGGCTCACCCTCTCGCAGCTCTCCGGGCGCGACTTCCTCCAGCGGACGCTCACCCTATACGAAGGCCTGGTGGACTAGCGCTCCAGGCCACCGCCGACCCCGCGGCCGCTACCACATGCCCAACGGCCCGGCTTCTCCCCGCAGGCGATCGGCGACGGCCATTATGGTGCGCGTGTAGGAATGGGAGTGGTTGTAGCGATAGATGACGACCAACTGCCTCTCGCGGGACAGGTTGGCCCGCCAGCCGTTGGCGGAAAGAAAGCGCGCGGTGCTCAAAATTGCGTCGCCAGGGTCGAAAAGGTCCACGCGGCCATCGCCGTCCAGATCCTCGCCATAGCGCACGGCGTTCGTGGGCATGAACTGGCACAGGCCTATTGCACCGTACACCGAGCCAGGAATGCCAGCCGGGTCCACACCAGCGGCCTTGGCGTAGGCCAGCAGGGCCTTGAGCTCCTTGTAGGCCCAGGCGGCCTTTTGCGCCGTACGCCAGCGCAGCCACTCGGACATGTCGGGCGAGAGATCACGGCGCTCAATGTGCGGGGCCACCAGAGAGAAATCCACGGCCAGGGCCATGCTTGCCAGGGTGGACAGAGCGCTCTTGCCGCCCAGGTTGCTGCCAAGCTTCGTCTCCACCAGCAGCAGCGCCGTGAGAATTTCCTCTGGAACGCCGTACCGTTGCCGGGCTTCGCGCAGCGAAGCCTTGTGCGACTCCATGAAGGACCGCGCCTGCATGATAAGCAGCGGATTCAGATAGCGGACGTAAACCTCTGGAGGTTCGGTCTTTGCCTTCGCCTGGGAAAGCTTCACCTCCAGCAGGGCATTCATCTTCCGGGCCATGACGAGCGGGTCGAAGCGGACCTCGGGGCGGGCGAACAAGGCGTTCATGGCCGCAGGATCGAAGCCGTCACCGGTGAGCCTGCGGGTCAGCGGATCCCAGGTCGGCTGGGCGTATGCGCTCAGGGGGAAAAACGCCAGCACCAGAAGCACAAGCGCGGCCCCGAAAGGCCGCGCCATGAGATTCCGCAGCCAAGCGGTCAGGGCCACAGGGCGGGGTTCGGCCTTGCAGGCATGGTCACAGCCTGTCCATGGGCACAAAGCCCACCTCCTCCTCGAAATCGTCGTCCAACTGCGCCGCAAAAACCTGCAACCCGTAAGATGCGCCGCACACCGTGCAGCGCAGGGACACTTCCCGTCAGGCCCGGTTGAGGACCACGCCCCCCCCGCAGGTCGGACACGCCAGCCCCGGCACGGCGCGGGGCTGCTGGCGCTTGCGAAAAGGGGACAGCAGGCTCACGCCATGTCCCTAGCGGATATCCAGAGGCGGATTCTTTTCGCCCATGGCCACATACAGGTTGGACAACGCGGTCTGGTAATCGGACAGCGCCTGGGACAGGGAGGCCTCGCTGCTGCTTACCTTTGCCTGGGCGTCAAGCACGTCGGTGTTGGTGCCCACCTGGGCCTGGTAGCGCGCAAGGGCCATACGGTAGCTCTCGCGCGCAGCCTCCACGGATTTGCGCGCCACGGTGATGCGGTCCGCGGCCTCGCGCTGGTTCAGCAGGTACTGTTTGACCTCGAACCCGGCGCCCAGCTTGGTGTTCTCCAGATCCGCGCGCATCTTGTTCACGTTCTCGCCGCCGCTCTTGTACTTGTTGTAGGTGCTGCCCCACTGGAAAAAGGTCCAGGAGGCGTTGGCGCCCACCGTCCAGTACTCCTTGGCGGAATTGGACAGATACTTGCTGTCGTTCAGGGAGGCGCTGTCGCCCTTCTTGTAATAGTTGTAGTCCGCGCTCACCTGCGGGTAGAAGGAACTGCCCGCGATGGTCTGCTCCTTCTCGGCGATGGCCACGCTCTTGACGCCGACCTGGATGTCCGGCCGGGCCTTGTAGGCGCGGTTCAGACACTCCGAGAGTTCGAGGCCGAAGGGAGTGTAGGTCAGCTCGCCCACATAGGTCACAGGCGCTTCCAGCGGCAGATTCAAAAGCGAGTTGAGCTTGGCGCGGGTGGTGTCCAGGGAGTTCTGCGCGGTGAGCAGATCCTGTTCGGCCTCGGCTTCGTCCACCTCGGCCTGCAGCACATCGAGCTTGGGCTTGAGCCCGACCTCGTAAAACGCGGTGGTGACCTTGAGCTGGGACTTGAGGCGCTCCACGGAGTCCTGCGCGCTCTTCACGTCCATCTTCGCCTTGAGGTGCGCAAGATAGTTGGTCTGGATGGCGCCGATGAGCGAGAGCTCGGCCTGGGTCATCTTGGCCTGGTTCTGTTCCTTGGCGAGCTTGGCCTTCTGGTAGCTGGACAGGAGCTGGAACCCGGTAAACACGGGCTGGTGCAGATTCAACTGGCCCGTCCAGACGGTCTGGTCCGCGCTGTTGACGCCGCCGGACTTGGGCTGGCGATCGTAGTTCAGCACACCGTAGTTGGCCGTGGCCGTGGGAAGAAAGTCGGCCAGCGCCGAGTTCTGGTCGTATTCGCTGCCCAAAAGCTGCGCACGGGCGGACACGATGGTGGGGTTGTTCGCCAGCCCGAACTCGACGGCCTGCTTCAAATCAAGGGCGGACGGAAGTCCCTGCGGCGGCTGGACCGCTCCGGCCGTGGCCGGGGGGGTGACGGGCGCGGGAGCGGCGGGGGCCGCATCCTGAGCCAGGGCTGGCGCGGCCAGGCACAGGGTCAGCGCAAGCGCGGCGAGGGTGCGGAACGGCGTTTTGCGAATCATGAGGTGTCCTTCTTGCTGCTCGGTTAGGGTAGCGGAGGAAGCCAGCCATTGTATCGGCAGCGTTTAAACACGTGTTTATACTCAACGCGCGCGCGGGACGCAAGGATCAAAAATGCTCAAATCAGCTGTGCGAATAGCGCACTTCATCCCGTGGCGCAGTCTGCCGGGTCGCCCTGCAGCTTCTCGATGGTGTGCGCAAGGGCGGGCAGCACAGCTCCCAGGCACTCGCGCACGGCCTTTGGGCTGCCAGGAAGATTCACTATGACCGCCCCGCCAAGGGTTCCGCACACTGCGCGCGACACCGCCCCGCGCGGGGTCTTGGCCAGGCTGACGGCGGTCATGGCGCGCTCGAAACCGGGCAGGCGCTTCTCTATGACGCGCAAGGTGGCCTCAGGGGTTACATCACGCGGGGCCACGCCCGTGCCGCCCGTGGTGCAGATCATGTCGAAGCCGTCCACCAGGGCCAGATGCGTCATAAGCGCCACGATGTCGCGCTCCTCGTCCGGCAGCACGAAGCCGCGCGCCAGGCACAGCTCCATCTCCGCACGCGCCAGCTCCTCGATGAGCGGGCCGGAGGCGTCGGCGCGCAGGCCCGCCGCGCCCTTGTCGCTCAGGGTGATCCAGGCCAGGGCAAAGCCCGCGCGGGACAGAGACAGGGTGCGGGTCTCGTCGGCCCCCGCAGGCGCGGGCAGCAAGGTCTCGGCCAGCCAGCAGGGCCTGCTTACGCCGCCCTCCAGCCCCGGCCACCAAACACGGCCCAGAACGCGGTGTTCCTCGCGCTCGCCGCGCAGCAGGTGCCCGGCCTTGAGGTCCGGCAGAGCCTCGGCCACGGCCAGCGGAATGCCCGTCGGCAACGGCGCGGGAGCGGCCCCGGCGAAGAGCAGGAAGCGCTCCCCGGCACATTGCCCGGTGCCCCCATCGCCATGGCGGAAGAAACGGATGTCCAAAGCGGCGGCGGATGCGTTCACGGGAGTCCTCCTAGGTCAGGCGAGCAGGACGGCGATGATGCCGGCCAGAAAGATGCCGTCAAAGGTGCCCGCACCGCCGATGGACAAAAGCGGCGCATCGAGCACGGCCAGGGTTCGGCGATTCAGCAGGTGCGCCAAGTCCGCGCCGATGAGCGTGCCCAGCGCGCCCGCCATGTAGGCCGCGCGCGGGGCAAGCGACTCGTGCCCCGGCACAAGGCTGGCGTCCGGGGCGAGCAGAATGGCGGTAAGCGCCGCCACTGCCGGTGGCAGCAGCACCGGCACCCCGATGCCGATGCCCGGCATGGGCCGCGCCAGCAGGTAGCACGCCAGGGCCGAAATGAGCACGCACAGGGCCAGCCAGGCGCCCAGCACGCCCGCAATCTGCATGTGCCACACAAACCAGGCCGAGAGCAGGCAGGGCACCACGCAGCCGCCCACGTTCACGGCCACGGTCTGCTCGGAGAGCGTCAGCTCGTCGTCCTGCCCGAAGCCAAGCGGCCCACGGCCCAAAGGACCACGGCCGAAACGAAGGCGGCCCACCTGCCCGGAAAAGCCGAACAGGCGGCTTGCGGGCGCGGGCTGGCCGCGCACCAGGCGCGTGCTGCGGTAGAGGGGGATGTTGTACCTGCTGCCGATGATGGTGAGCAGGAACACGGCCAGCCCCTGCGCGCCGGTGAGGCCCAGCTTGCCGAAGGCGGCCGCCACAAGGCTCACCGGGAGCACGACAAAGAGCCCCACAAGCAGCAGAACCACAAAAGCCAGAAGAAGGAACGGCGGCCCGGCCTGATAAAACATAACGCTCCCGCGACGAGGTGGCGGCCGCCCGCCGCGCGGCTTGGTGTTGCCAGGCGGGGGCCAAAGGGGGTATCTCCCCGGCGAGACTAGCAACCATGGCCCGCGTTGTAAACCGCGCGCGGCCCAATCACGCGGAGCAGCACATGAAGGGCATCATCCTGGCCGGAGGCTCCGGCACCCGGCTCCATCCCCTTACGCGAGTCATCAGCAAGCAGCTGCTGCCCGTGTACGACAAGCCCATGATCTACTACCCGCTCTCCACGCTCATGCTTGCGGGCATCCGCGACATCCTGGTCATCTCCACCCCGTCCGACCTGCCCCGCTTCGCAGACATGCTGGGCGACGGCTCCAGCCTGGGACTCACCTTCAGCTACGTGGCCCAGCCAAGCCCGGACGGCCTGGCCCAGGCCTTCCTCCTCGGCGCGGACTTCATCGGCCGAGACACCGTGAGCCTGGTGCTGGGCGACAACATCTTCCACGCCCAGGGCCTCTCGCATGTTCTGCAGCGCTGCGCGAAACTCGAAAAAGGCGGCATCGTGTTCGCCTACCCGGTCAAGGATCCGGAGCGCTTCGGCGTGGTGGAGTTCGACGAGGAGCAGAAGGTGCTGTCCATCGAGGAGAAGCCGCGCGTGCCCAAGTCGCGCTACGCGGTGACCGG
This genomic window contains:
- a CDS encoding lytic murein transglycosylase; translation: MARPFGAALVLLVLAFFPLSAYAQPTWDPLTRRLTGDGFDPAAMNALFARPEVRFDPLVMARKMNALLEVKLSQAKAKTEPPEVYVRYLNPLLIMQARSFMESHKASLREARQRYGVPEEILTALLLVETKLGSNLGGKSALSTLASMALAVDFSLVAPHIERRDLSPDMSEWLRWRTAQKAAWAYKELKALLAYAKAAGVDPAGIPGSVYGAIGLCQFMPTNAVRYGEDLDGDGRVDLFDPGDAILSTARFLSANGWRANLSRERQLVVIYRYNHSHSYTRTIMAVADRLRGEAGPLGMW
- a CDS encoding dual CXXC motif small (seleno)protein, which translates into the protein MSLLSPFRKRQQPRAVPGLACPTCGGGVVLNRAUREVSLRCTVCGASYGLQVFAAQLDDDFEEEVGFVPMDRL
- a CDS encoding TolC family protein; amino-acid sequence: MIRKTPFRTLAALALTLCLAAPALAQDAAPAAPAPVTPPATAGAVQPPQGLPSALDLKQAVEFGLANNPTIVSARAQLLGSEYDQNSALADFLPTATANYGVLNYDRQPKSGGVNSADQTVWTGQLNLHQPVFTGFQLLSSYQKAKLAKEQNQAKMTQAELSLIGAIQTNYLAHLKAKMDVKSAQDSVERLKSQLKVTTAFYEVGLKPKLDVLQAEVDEAEAEQDLLTAQNSLDTTRAKLNSLLNLPLEAPVTYVGELTYTPFGLELSECLNRAYKARPDIQVGVKSVAIAEKEQTIAGSSFYPQVSADYNYYKKGDSASLNDSKYLSNSAKEYWTVGANASWTFFQWGSTYNKYKSGGENVNKMRADLENTKLGAGFEVKQYLLNQREAADRITVARKSVEAARESYRMALARYQAQVGTNTDVLDAQAKVSSSEASLSQALSDYQTALSNLYVAMGEKNPPLDIR
- a CDS encoding MogA/MoaB family molybdenum cofactor biosynthesis protein, producing MNASAAALDIRFFRHGDGGTGQCAGERFLLFAGAAPAPLPTGIPLAVAEALPDLKAGHLLRGEREEHRVLGRVWWPGLEGGVSRPCWLAETLLPAPAGADETRTLSLSRAGFALAWITLSDKGAAGLRADASGPLIEELARAEMELCLARGFVLPDEERDIVALMTHLALVDGFDMICTTGGTGVAPRDVTPEATLRVIEKRLPGFERAMTAVSLAKTPRGAVSRAVCGTLGGAVIVNLPGSPKAVRECLGAVLPALAHTIEKLQGDPADCATG
- a CDS encoding DUF1614 domain-containing protein, with amino-acid sequence MVLLLVGLFVVLPVSLVAAAFGKLGLTGAQGLAVFLLTIIGSRYNIPLYRSTRLVRGQPAPASRLFGFSGQVGRLRFGRGPLGRGPLGFGQDDELTLSEQTVAVNVGGCVVPCLLSAWFVWHMQIAGVLGAWLALCVLISALACYLLARPMPGIGIGVPVLLPPAVAALTAILLAPDASLVPGHESLAPRAAYMAGALGTLIGADLAHLLNRRTLAVLDAPLLSIGGAGTFDGIFLAGIIAVLLA
- the rfbA gene encoding glucose-1-phosphate thymidylyltransferase RfbA, with translation MKGIILAGGSGTRLHPLTRVISKQLLPVYDKPMIYYPLSTLMLAGIRDILVISTPSDLPRFADMLGDGSSLGLTFSYVAQPSPDGLAQAFLLGADFIGRDTVSLVLGDNIFHAQGLSHVLQRCAKLEKGGIVFAYPVKDPERFGVVEFDEEQKVLSIEEKPRVPKSRYAVTGLYFYDNDVVDIARSLTPSARGELEITDVNNAYLKRGDLSVELCGRGWAWLDMGTHESLLRAANFVRMVQDNQSLRIACVEEIAYRMGYIDAAQLETLAGSMLKNEYGQYLMEVLRG